A genomic region of Devosia ginsengisoli contains the following coding sequences:
- a CDS encoding type II toxin-antitoxin system RelE/ParE family toxin, with translation MPLKIKRLPLARRDLFDIWDYIAPNSQRGATRIIEDLYAAFSMLADQPMAGRDRPELGIAQLSCRQLFDLLSVRFRHVSIVRILHTARDITPDLLSE, from the coding sequence ATGCCGCTTAAAATCAAAAGACTCCCGCTCGCCAGGCGAGACCTCTTCGACATCTGGGACTACATCGCGCCCAATAGTCAAAGGGGCGCAACGCGGATCATTGAGGACCTGTATGCAGCATTCTCGATGCTGGCGGATCAGCCTATGGCAGGCCGCGACCGCCCCGAACTCGGAATTGCGCAGCTTTCCTGTAGGCAGCTATTTGATCTTCTATCGGTGCGATTCCGCCACGTGAGCATCGTCCGCATCCTACACACCGCACGCGATATTACGCCCGACCTGCTCTCCGAATAG
- a CDS encoding type II toxin-antitoxin system ParD family antitoxin, translating into MPSSYSIGEHYEAFAKELVASGRYASVSEVLRDGLRLMEEREALRAWKLNELKKAIQDGLDSGEPEPMESLEDFLAEARARRAADDAA; encoded by the coding sequence ATGCCCTCCAGCTACTCGATCGGCGAGCACTACGAAGCCTTCGCCAAGGAACTCGTCGCCTCCGGTCGCTATGCCAGCGTCAGCGAAGTACTGCGCGACGGCCTGCGCCTGATGGAAGAGCGCGAAGCGCTGCGGGCGTGGAAACTCAACGAGCTGAAAAAGGCCATCCAGGACGGGCTGGACAGCGGCGAACCGGAACCCATGGAGAGTCTGGAAGATTTCCTGGCGGAAGCGCGCGCTCGCCGGGCCGCTGACGATGCCGCTTAA
- a CDS encoding carbohydrate kinase family protein: MFVVGGESLIDLKAEVALPDGALIGRDGENQIVMTAHPGGSPYNCAIALAKLGNPTGFLCPISADAFGDYLLGPLGEAGVTPLLPERVKDYTTLAVVNFDANRNARYGFYREADGAIEAEKGIAALPEQLDLYQIGGFCPILPDEAAIWLDIVKAAIVKGATISIDPNVRPSLVDDFAGYKARLATFLDLAHVVKVSEEDLDALDSSRNIEQHAADLLARPNCQLVVVTLGEKGSRAFTKAGQAQAAIYAPPVFGDTVGAGDSLMAGILSWLHERGLLKPGKLDGLGDGALSDMLRFGAVVAGINCGRKGCKPPTRAEVDAVLGK, translated from the coding sequence GCGAGAACCAGATCGTGATGACGGCCCATCCGGGCGGTTCGCCCTACAATTGCGCCATCGCGCTGGCCAAGCTGGGCAATCCCACCGGCTTTCTCTGCCCCATTTCGGCCGATGCCTTTGGCGACTACCTGCTGGGGCCGCTCGGCGAGGCTGGCGTTACGCCGCTGCTGCCCGAGCGGGTCAAGGACTATACCACGCTGGCCGTGGTCAATTTCGACGCCAACCGCAATGCCCGCTACGGCTTTTATCGCGAGGCCGATGGCGCCATCGAGGCGGAAAAGGGCATCGCGGCGCTGCCGGAGCAACTCGATCTCTACCAGATCGGCGGGTTCTGTCCGATCCTGCCTGATGAGGCGGCGATCTGGCTCGACATCGTCAAGGCCGCCATTGTCAAGGGCGCGACGATTTCCATCGATCCCAATGTGCGGCCGAGCCTGGTGGACGATTTTGCCGGCTACAAGGCCCGGCTCGCCACCTTCCTCGACCTGGCCCATGTGGTGAAGGTCTCGGAGGAAGACCTCGACGCCCTCGATAGTTCCAGGAATATCGAGCAGCACGCTGCGGACCTCTTGGCGCGGCCCAATTGCCAGCTCGTCGTGGTGACGCTCGGTGAGAAGGGTTCGCGGGCCTTCACCAAGGCTGGCCAGGCACAGGCGGCGATCTACGCACCGCCGGTTTTCGGCGACACGGTGGGAGCGGGCGACAGCCTCATGGCCGGCATCCTGTCGTGGCTGCATGAGCGCGGTCTGCTCAAGCCCGGCAAACTCGATGGACTGGGCGATGGCGCCCTGTCCGACATGCTGCGCTTCGGCGCTGTCGTGGCCGGTATCAATTGTGGCCGCAAAGGCTGCAAGCCACCCACCCGCGCCGAAGTCGACGCGGTGCTTGGGAAATAG